One Leclercia pneumoniae genomic region harbors:
- the lptG gene encoding LPS export ABC transporter permease LptG: MQAFRVLDRYIGKTIFTTIMMTLFMLVSLSGIIKFVDQLKKAGQGSYDALGAGMYTLLSMPKDVQIFFPMAALLGALLGLGMLAQRSELVVMQASGFTRMQVALSVMKTAIPLVLLTMAIGEWVAPQGEQMARNYRAQAMYGGSLLSTQQGLWAKDGNNFVYIERVKGDNSLGGVSIYSFNDQRRLQAVRYAASATFDADNKLWRLSQVDESNLQDPKQITGSQTVSGTWKTNLTPDKLGVVALDPDALSISGLHNYVKYLKSSGQDAGRYQLNMWSKIFQPLSVAVMMLMALSFIFGPLRSVAMGVRVVTGISFGFVFYVLDQIFGPLTLVYGIPPVIGALLPSASFFVISLWLMLKRS; this comes from the coding sequence ATGCAGGCTTTTCGCGTTTTAGACCGCTATATCGGTAAAACCATTTTTACCACCATCATGATGACGTTATTCATGCTGGTCTCCCTCTCCGGCATCATCAAGTTTGTTGATCAGCTGAAAAAGGCCGGGCAGGGGAGTTACGACGCTCTGGGTGCAGGTATGTATACCCTGCTCAGCATGCCAAAAGATGTGCAGATCTTCTTCCCGATGGCGGCGTTGTTAGGTGCCCTGCTGGGTCTGGGGATGTTGGCACAGCGCAGTGAACTGGTTGTCATGCAGGCCTCTGGCTTTACCCGTATGCAGGTGGCGCTGTCGGTCATGAAAACCGCCATTCCACTGGTGCTGCTGACCATGGCCATCGGCGAATGGGTGGCACCGCAGGGCGAGCAGATGGCGCGTAACTACCGTGCGCAGGCCATGTACGGCGGCTCGCTGCTCTCAACCCAGCAGGGGCTGTGGGCGAAAGACGGAAATAACTTTGTCTATATCGAACGCGTGAAGGGCGACAACTCCCTTGGCGGCGTAAGCATTTATAGCTTTAACGATCAGCGCCGGCTGCAGGCGGTACGTTATGCGGCATCGGCGACCTTTGATGCAGACAATAAACTTTGGCGTCTGTCGCAGGTTGACGAGTCTAACCTGCAGGATCCAAAACAGATCACGGGCTCGCAAACCGTCAGTGGCACCTGGAAAACCAACCTGACGCCGGACAAGCTCGGCGTGGTGGCGCTGGATCCGGACGCGCTCTCTATCAGTGGCCTTCACAACTATGTGAAGTATCTTAAGTCGAGTGGCCAGGATGCCGGTCGTTATCAGCTCAATATGTGGAGCAAAATCTTCCAGCCACTCTCCGTGGCGGTCATGATGTTGATGGCTCTCTCCTTTATCTTCGGGCCGCTGCGTAGCGTAGCCATGGGCGTGCGCGTCGTCACCGGGATTAGCTTTGGCTTTGTCTTCTACGTGCTGGACCAGATCTTCGGTCCGCTGACCCTGGTGTATGGCATACCGCCGGTGATTGGTGCCCTGCTGCCAAGCGCATCTTTCTTCGTTATCAGCCTCTGGCTGATGCTAAAACGCTCCTGA
- the lptF gene encoding LPS export ABC transporter permease LptF: MIIIRYLVRETLKSQLAILFILLLIFFCQKLVRILGAAVDGEIPTNLVLSLLGLGVPEMAQLILPLSLFLGLLMTLGKLYTESEITVMHACGLSKAVLVKAAMVLALFTGIVAAVNVMWAGPWSSRHQDEVLAEAKANPGMAALAQGQFQQASDGNSVLFIESVDGSRFNDVFLAQIRPKGNARPSVVVADSGQLSQTKDGSQVVTLNKGTRFEGTAMLRDFRITDFQNYQAIIGHQAVALDPSDTDQMNMRTLFTTDTDRARAELHWRITLVFTVFMMALMVVPLSVVNPRQGRVLSMLPAMLLYLVFFLLQTSIKSNGGKGKIDPVIWTWAVNVLYLLLAIALNLWDTVPMRRFRSRFMRKGAV; the protein is encoded by the coding sequence GTGATAATCATAAGATATCTGGTGCGGGAGACGCTCAAAAGCCAGCTGGCAATACTCTTCATCCTGCTTCTGATTTTTTTCTGTCAGAAACTGGTGAGGATCCTCGGTGCAGCGGTCGACGGCGAAATTCCTACAAATCTGGTGCTTTCCCTCCTCGGGTTAGGCGTGCCTGAAATGGCGCAGCTGATCCTGCCGTTGAGCCTTTTCCTCGGATTGCTGATGACGCTCGGTAAACTCTATACCGAAAGTGAAATCACCGTCATGCACGCCTGCGGACTGAGCAAAGCGGTACTGGTAAAAGCCGCCATGGTACTGGCGTTGTTTACCGGTATCGTTGCCGCCGTCAACGTGATGTGGGCAGGCCCCTGGTCATCGCGCCATCAGGATGAAGTGCTAGCTGAAGCGAAAGCCAACCCCGGCATGGCTGCCCTGGCCCAGGGACAGTTCCAGCAAGCCAGCGACGGCAACTCGGTCCTGTTTATCGAAAGCGTTGACGGTAGCCGGTTCAACGACGTTTTCCTCGCGCAAATTCGACCGAAAGGCAATGCCCGTCCCTCCGTGGTGGTGGCTGATTCAGGCCAGCTTTCTCAGACTAAAGATGGGTCTCAGGTCGTCACGCTGAACAAAGGCACCCGCTTTGAAGGCACTGCCATGTTGCGCGATTTCCGTATTACCGACTTCCAGAACTACCAGGCGATCATTGGTCACCAGGCGGTCGCGCTGGACCCGAGCGATACGGATCAGATGAACATGCGTACGCTCTTCACCACCGATACCGATCGCGCCCGGGCAGAGTTGCACTGGCGTATTACGCTGGTATTCACCGTGTTTATGATGGCACTGATGGTGGTTCCGCTGAGCGTGGTCAACCCGCGTCAGGGACGTGTGCTGTCAATGCTGCCGGCGATGCTGCTCTATCTGGTGTTCTTCCTGCTGCAGACCTCCATAAAATCGAACGGTGGGAAAGGCAAAATCGACCCGGTTATCTGGACCTGGGCGGTCAACGTGCTGTATCTGTTGCTGGCCATCGCGCTTAACCTTTGGGATACCGTGCCGATGCGCCGTTTCAGATCCCGTTTTATGCGTAAAGGAGCGGTGTAA